The Lancefieldella sp. Marseille-Q7238 genomic interval TAAAGCCAACGGTCTTTTCTTGAAAGGCGATCTTACCTTTAACACTACTATTGCCAACCTCAATCAATACAAGTCCGGACCCATGCTTTCCGACCCTAAGATGACCAAGGCGACAGTCAAAGAACTTAAGGTCATGAACACTAAGGCCATGGGTCCCGATGATTTGATTTCAAGTCTTTCCGGCGGCAATCAGCAAAAAGTTATTTTTGGCAAGTGGCTTGAGCGCTATCCCAAGGTATTTTTGATGGACGAGCCAACGCGAGGCATCGATGTCGGCGCTAAATACGAGATTTATGAGCTCATTATCGACATGGCAAAGAAGGGGACAACCATCATCGTGGTGTCTTCCGAGATGCCTGAGATTTTGGGCATTACCAACCGTATCGGCGTGATGTCCAACGGCCGCCTTTCGGGAATTGTGGACACAAAACATACCAACCAAGAAGAACTCCTGCGCCTCAGCGCAAAGTACCTGTAAAGAGAGGGTTGATACATATGCCAAACACAGGTGATTCTGTCCTGACAGCCGAGCAGGAGCTCAAGCTGCGCAAACCAATTGACGAGTATGTAGGCGCCATTCAAAAGCAAATCGATGAATTGCGCAAAGATGGAACCGACCAGGCTGTCCTCGCAATGAGCAACATTGAATCGATAAAGCGGGACAAGTCGATTACCGCCGATGAGCGCTCCTCCCAGATTGCCGAGCAGAAGGCTCTTCTCGATAAGGCGAAGAGGGTCGAAGCAACGCACAAAGGTGAGATTTCAAAACTGATCGCTGACGCGGAGAGCTATTTGAAGCAACACTTCTCGCCTGAATATCTTGAGCCTGTGAAAGCGAGCTGCAAAGCGGAGAAAGTTGCGGCAAAGCAGGAGTACGAGAAGCGCTTGGCGGAGCTTGAAGCCGAGCACACCCAGACGCTTTCCACGCTGAGCGATTCTCAGGAAATAAAGGACGAGAAATACGTCTATAAAAACCGTCAGTTTGACGCGAAAGTCACTTATGAGAAGGAACTGCAGCGCATCAAGGACCGGGCGCATGACGCGTTTGGGTATGAGTACCACTTGATTGACCAGCTGCGCATGTCGAAGTTTACGCCTCTTGAGACGCAGGCTCAGCGTTGGGAGAACTACAAGTATTCCTTTAATATGCGTTCATTTTTGCTGCAAAACGGCCTGTATATCGTTATTTTGCTGGTTTTTATCGGTTTGTGCATCGTGACGCCGGCCGTAAAAGGTACGCAGCTTTTGACCTATAACAACGTACTCAATATTCTTCAGCAGGCGTCGCCTCGCATGTTCTTGGCCCTCGGCGTCGCCGGCCTCATCCTACTTACCGGTACCGATCTTTCTATCGGTCGTATGGTGGGCATGGGTATGACGGCCTCGACCATCATCATGCACCAGGGTATCAATACCGGCGGCGTCTTCGGCCATATTTTCGATTTCACCGGCCTTCCCATTTCTGTGCGGGTTATATTCGCTTTGCTGACCTGTATCGTCCTGTGCACGATATTTACCTCCATTGCCGGCTTCTTTACGGCGAAGTTCAAGATTCACCCGTTTATTTCAACGATGGCAAACATGCTCATCATCTTTGGTATCGTGACCTACGCTACAAAAGGCGTTTCTTTCGGCGCTATCGAGGCGAGCATTCCGGCCGCGGTGATTCCGCGCGTAAACGGGTTTCCGACAATCATTTTGTGGGCGGTCGCTGCCATTGCGCTCGTGTGGTTCATTTGGAATAAAACTACCTTTGGCAAAAACCTCTATGCCGTCGGTGGTAATCCCGAAGCGGCAGCCGTTTCCGGCATCAATGTCTTCAAGGTTATGCTTGGTGCCTTTGTCATGGCTGGTATCCTGTATGGTTTCGGTTCGTGGCTTGAGTGCATGCGCATGGTTGGTTCCGGCTCCGCTGCCTACGGTCAGGGTTGGGATATGGACGCTATTGCCGCCTGCGTGGTCGGCGGCGTTTCCTTCACCGGCGGTATCGGCAAGATTTCGGGTGTCACAACGGGCGTTCTTATCTTTACCGCTCTGACGTACTCGCTGACCATCCTGGGCATCGATACCAATCTGCAGTTCGTGTTCTCTGGAGTTATCATTCTTGCTGCGGTTACCCTTGACTCTCTGAAGTATGTTCAGAAAAAGTAAGTAAACCGTTCGAGCGTAAACAGTCATACGTAAAAGGCAGGCCGTTTGAGGTCTGCCTTTTTTGTGTTGCCGAGAAGATCTGTTGAGAGATGAGAGAGTGGTAGAGAGCGATGAGAAGCGGTCAAGAAGCAGCGCTGAGAAGCTCTATAGAGCATCCAAAAAGCGGCGCTGTCCCTGACGACCCGCACTGTCCCATTTGAAAACGCCGGCGTCTTCTAGGACGTGAGCAAATACGGCACCGACCTCATCATGCAGCAGAGATTCAATGTCTGCGGAATTTTGCGCAATGGCAGCCCTGTGGCGGCGAAACACCTCAAGGGCCCATGCGGCATGGGAGAGTGTTTCGGGCTTTTCAAGGAGCTGGGCTTCAAGTGCCGCCTCGTTGCTGCATACTGCGGCATCGACAAGCGCTTTGCCAACCGCGTCAAGCTCAGGTACAAGGCGAGGCGGCAGGATGGCAAGACCCATGACTTCAATGAGCCCGATGTTTTCTTTTTTGATGTGATGGTATTCGGCATGAGGATGAAAAACACCCAGAGGATGCTCATCTGACGTGATATTGCACCGCAAAGCGAGATACGCCTCGTACACGTCGTTCACACGGCGTACCACAGGGGTCACGGTATTGTGAGGAGTTCCGTCTTTGGAGCGCGC includes:
- a CDS encoding methyl-galactoside ABC transporter permease; translated protein: MPNTGDSVLTAEQELKLRKPIDEYVGAIQKQIDELRKDGTDQAVLAMSNIESIKRDKSITADERSSQIAEQKALLDKAKRVEATHKGEISKLIADAESYLKQHFSPEYLEPVKASCKAEKVAAKQEYEKRLAELEAEHTQTLSTLSDSQEIKDEKYVYKNRQFDAKVTYEKELQRIKDRAHDAFGYEYHLIDQLRMSKFTPLETQAQRWENYKYSFNMRSFLLQNGLYIVILLVFIGLCIVTPAVKGTQLLTYNNVLNILQQASPRMFLALGVAGLILLTGTDLSIGRMVGMGMTASTIIMHQGINTGGVFGHIFDFTGLPISVRVIFALLTCIVLCTIFTSIAGFFTAKFKIHPFISTMANMLIIFGIVTYATKGVSFGAIEASIPAAVIPRVNGFPTIILWAVAAIALVWFIWNKTTFGKNLYAVGGNPEAAAVSGINVFKVMLGAFVMAGILYGFGSWLECMRMVGSGSAAYGQGWDMDAIAACVVGGVSFTGGIGKISGVTTGVLIFTALTYSLTILGIDTNLQFVFSGVIILAAVTLDSLKYVQKK